The Micropterus dolomieu isolate WLL.071019.BEF.003 ecotype Adirondacks linkage group LG14, ASM2129224v1, whole genome shotgun sequence DNA segment AGACATGcacaaaagcaaataaattCACAATTTATTATCTGtgctgtaacatctgtgtctgtaAGCCAGTTTTGCAACATCCATTAGCTGTTGTTAAAAGAATACTTAAGATAAAGACATTCGAGCTGTCTTACAAACACACCGACAGTGTCCTTACCTTCGTCTCGCAGCGTGAATCGTCCCATCTGAGGGAAGTCTTTGAAGGTCTCTAAGCAGATGACTCCTGCTGCCCGGAGCCTGGCGATACACACCTGGTCCTGCTTCACAAAGCGTGGTCGTGTTTTGCTTTTCTCCCCCGTCTTCTTGTCCACCAGACAGATTAAGGCCTAAGGTCAGGATTTAAAGAGTTGAACCAGTCCAGTAAGGCCAggggaaaataaaaatgcttaatAAAATAAGCCATCTTGGAAAGTGCAGCAGTGACTTACTGAGATTTGCACTTCTTCAATGCAGGTATGGATGTGAAGGACTGCATTATAACCAGGGCAAATGATTGATTTGTGCTCAATGATGAcaatctgaaataaaaaaggagcaAAAGAGCAACAGGTAAAGTTCAGAGATTATTAAGATCTGAAATCACAATAAGCTCATTTAACATGTTCATAATACATATATTGTATAGTGTACATATATATAGTTTATTATACATACTCTCCACATCTCCTTGTATATTTAAAAGCAAGCTGATGAGTCTTTTCGGTTAGCATCAGCTGACATATTTGAATGCCTCATGCTTCTGTGCACTTGCTCTAAACACTAAACCAGTAgttcttaacctgggggtcgGGACCCCCCACGGGGGTCGCGAGAACGAGAATGCTACTacagaaaaacaataacttaaaaataactgGACGGACTACAGTTatgaatggaatcactttgggtggacactgtaaatattctgcactgtttaatccagtaggtggcggtaatgccaaCCGCTATAAAACGCCAAaggccccgatcagacagagcgcgctttgcaggttcgaaaactttttttggttgaatttggaAAGGAGCAAAGCGTTGcggttttttaatgttgctagACAACCACCGAATCAGCTTTCCagtcagtctaatcaaagaggtttgctgctaagtaataactgtcatattagcTGAAACTTGATCACATCTCACAGGTCTGTGGcttttgttgttaaaaacatCTGCCAAACGGAGGGCGCCTGCTCTGGTATTGTTTGAGTGTGAGAGGTgaacaaacatggaggagacagggaaaggGAGATCCGTGTGGGCACACGAGACCCTCAGAAAGAGAAGACACCGCTGGTGGTACCACCAGTTGGTCCAGGGGCTTCGTCTTCATGATGGTCGTTTCAAGTCTTATTTTAGGATTTTAGGAGTCGGGGACAGTTTGTTGCATTTTCCagacaatccaagcaactgtaaacttccgtCAGCACAACTGAGGGCtcgtctctccattcattagtTTGGACAATGGGAAAGAAATGCAAATGAGATCGGGCACTTTTCTGCCTCTGTGCACTCAGACCACTCCTTCGAAAACGCGAGGCGCAGCGGGCAGCCAAAACGCAAGGCGCCCAGGGCACATAAACAGCCCGCAAAACGCTCACTCCCaatagaaaacaatttaaaaaaggcgcctctcactgcaaaaaatCCTGTCAGATTTTCAACCTTAAAAGGGGGTtggactgccagaaaggttaagaacccctgcaCTAAACAATAATTCAAATCCAAACAATGTTATGCATCAAACAAGCAGCCACTATGTACTGCTGCTAACTCGCCTTTTAAGAGTGGCTCCGCATAGACATCTGGCCCTTAAATGAATTGGCCTGAAGCACAGCCCTCCCGTCTACAAAGACCCTGCTTAGACAGACGCTAACAAACCTTCAAAAAACAGGCttgcatttctgtattttgacCGAGCAGCAGGAGCGTGTGGTGGAGAGTCTATCTGTTGGCCCCACAGCTAATGACTCTGAATGTCAGACGTATAATGAGGACACCGGTGTGAGCGTGTAGTGACTTTGGTCATCTTTACCTGTGCGTCAAAGGTGCGTCCAGAGTGGCATAGGTTGTCAGGGCTACAGAGGATAAAACCAGGGAGGATTTCTTCCTCCTCGATGCCCTTCAGCCTCAACTTCAGATTCTCCCCGGGAGTTGCATCATCTGTCTCCACATCATCGCTCAGCAGGCTCAAGACCTCCACGGTGTGCTGCGACACATAACCACAGCtatttgtacatattttaaataaacaccttaaataaacacattatgcTGTACTAAAATTGGATACTTGGTTACAGGATCTTCTACCTATGTAGGATGCTGCACATTTAATACAAGAATGGGGTCTTCAAGTTATTTCAAGTAGAGAGTTTATTGGTCCCTTGGGAGAAGGAGCAAAGTCATTACAGAGGATATCTCACCCTGTTTGGCATCATGACCAGCTGCTGGGCTTTACTGATGGATCCTGACTCCAGCTTCCCAAGGATAACTGTGNNNNNNNNNNNNNNNNNNNNNNNNNNNNNNNNNNNNNNNNNNNNNNNNNNNNNNNNNNNNNNNNNNNNNNNNNNNNNNNNNNNNNNNNNNNNNNNNNNNNCTGGTGGTACCACCAGTTGGTCCAGGGGCTTCGTCTTCATGATGGTCGTTTCAAGTCTTATTTTAGGATTTTAGGAGTCGGGGACAGTTTGTTGCATTCTCCagacaatccaagcaactgtaaacttccgtCAGCACAACTGAGGGCtcgtctctccattcattagtTTGGACAATGGGAAAGAAATGCAAATGAGATCGGGCACTTTTCTGCCTCTGTGCACTCAGACCACTCCTTCGAAAACGCGAGGCGCAGCGGGCAGCCAAAACGCAAGGCGCCCAGGGCACATAAACAGCCCGCAAAACGCTCACTCCCaatagaaaacaatttaaaaaaggcgcctctcactgcaaaaaatCCTGTCAGATTTTCAACCTTAAAAGGGGGTtggactgccagaaaggttaagaacccctgcaCTAAACAATAATTCAAATCCAAACAATGTTATGCATCAAACAAGCAGCCACTATGTACTGCTGCTAACTCGCCTTTTAAGAGTGGCTCCGCATAGACATCTGGCCCTTAAATGAATTGGCCTGAAGCACAGCCCTCCCGTCTACAAAGACCCTGCTTAGACAGACGCTAACAAACCTTCAAAAAACAGGCttgcatttctgtattttgacCGAGCAGCAGGAGCGTGTGGTGGAGAGTCTATCTGTTGGCCCCACAGCTAATGACTCTGAATGTCAGACGTATAATGAGGACACCGGTGTGAGCGTGTAGTGACTTTGGTCATCTTTACCTGTGCGTCAAAGGTGCGTCCAGAGTGGCATAGGTTGTCAGGGCTACAGAGGATAAAACCAGGGAGGATTTCTTCCTCCTCGATGCCCTTCAGCCTCAACTTCAGATTCTCCCCGGGAGTTGCATCATCTGTCTCCACATCATCGCTCAGCAGGCTCAAGACCTCCACGGTGTGCTGCGACACATAACCACAGCtatttgtacatattttaaataaacaccttaaataaacacattatgcTGTACTAAAATTGGATACTTGGTTACAGGATCTTCTACCTATGTAGGCTGCTGCACATTTAATACAAGAATGGGGTCTTCAAGTTATTTCAAGTAGAGAGTTTATTGGTCCCTTGGGAGAAGGAGCAAAGTCATTACAGAGGATATCTCACCCTGTTTGGCATCATGACCAGCTGCTGGGCTTTACTGATGGATCCTGACTCCAGCTTCCCAAGGATAACTGTGCCCATatcctgcaaacacacacacacatttttttattttgttctgatGATATCACATTCAGCATTAGGCTATTATAACACTGCCagggctggtgtgtgtgtgtgtgtgtgtgtgtgtgtgtgtgtgtgtgtgtgtgggtgtgtgtgtgtgtgtgggtgtgtgtgtgtgtgtgtgtgtgttcttgtgttgGTCTCTTGCAATGTCCAGTTTAGTATTTTATTCTGTGAATAAACCTCAGGTgacaaatgtaaatgaaattcAAGTCAGTATCCGTCCATCTCAACATGAGATAGAAAGATACATTCAGTGCAAACTCTCAAGACTTTAAAGTAAGTATAAAAAAATGAATTCTGGTCCAAGGACTGCATTAGAAATAGAAAGATTTTACATATTCTTAATATAAACTAAAGTACAGACTCTCAGAAACAAATTGGAAATAACAAAAGAGCAGAACAGTAATgttaaacaaatacaacaattaAGTTTAACAGGCAAAAATGACAAGTTAGTCCTACATATCGCTGCCTTAGAAtaacatttagaaataaaacacaaaaacagtaataaacAAATTTAGGAAAGGCTTAAtgaaaagataataaaaagtAATGTAGACTATGAGAAAATGTTAGCTGAACTAAAAATGGAGCAGgacaaaatgaaatgtcacatgCAATTAGAATTTGACAAAAGGCTGGTGAAAGAGAGCCAAGTAGAAGACAGTCTATTGAAAGAATTGAAACAAAGTACCTTCCGGAGGGAAAGCAGCAGATATTACTAAGGCAGGAATAAACATTACAAgctgatgatctgtttctatgatgacaagcagcccagtgtccctgttacaccaCTGAAGAGCCTCTGGGATTTCACTCAATGGAAGTGAAAGCGacggcttttaaatcagtccCTCTACCCTAAACCAATCACTGCACTTCAGagttaaacacagcatgcatctgtcttttctatcttttcatTGCAACTCTGCATCTCCTTTTACGTAGCATTTATTACTTCAACACgtaacagcagcagtaaaacTGTTTCTTATACTGTGATGTTGAAACACTGCAATTAATCTGCAGTTCCAACAGTTTACAAAACCttggaggagggggggggggtttagaAAATCACCCATGGATAATGACAAACTGGagaaggactgaaaaaaaagagattttggCCATTTGaacaaaaaccaaaagaaaTTTCACGCCCACTCATCTGCTGAGGATAGTGCAGTGAAGAGACAAACCGTAacagatttctgtttttctctaatAATGGCTTCTTACTTTGTATTTGTCTACGATAGGTAGTCTGACTGGTCCATCGTTGGATCTAGTGAAGTTTGGCAAACTGTCCAGATGGGCAATAAATGGCAAACccctggaaaagaaaagaaaaagaaagacttCCCATCACCATAAAACATCCACCTGTTCACATTTTACGTCATAAATTTCTTCATGAGTGCGGCTGCTGTGTCGTAGCATGTCCTGCCATGGGTGACAGCCTAATACTCTAATTTCAATTGCATCTctttttcattaaatgtttgcTCCAACCATAGCTGAGTATTATAGAAAATACTGCAGTCAGGATTTATGAAACCATGTGCATACTTTGACAAGATTCTCTTCACTAATCCCAATGAATTTGCCAAGCCTTTCTGCCCACTCTGTTGAAAAAAAAGGGTCactaaaatgtcttttataaATACTTATATATACATTGTGCTAGTTTTTCTATACTCTTAGCAAATGGCAAGgtggatggagatggagatATGTCTGGTGGCCTTATTTAACGTTTAACCAAAAAGAATAAGCAATTGTTGAGTGGTTTCTACAGTATAGAGCTGCAATCTTCCAGTGGAAAGTATGTTGCATTATAATGGCAGATGCCAAGAAGGGCACTACTATGAATCAACATCACTAATGCACAAAAGGTGTATCTCATCATGCCCTGAGTGAAATATGACtgctgaaaaataaatgcatgcaaCCCTTGGAGTCCTAAGACATGAGGACTTGCTATGACTACTTTCTTAACATGTAACAAAGCATCATTGTTAAGCTGaatgtgtgtagctgtgttcaGCCAGTGTTACAAAGGCTTAAGAGGATGACTGCACATCCAGCATCTAAAATGTGCTCCATGAACCGGACAAGCTGACAAAGCTTCATACTGCACAACCATAGAAACCCATTGACAGGGCTGACTTACGTGTACCAGGGGCATTCAGATACAGGGTCCTTGAGGTTGGCACCTGTGAGTCCGGAGCAAGGCATAAAGTGGATGTCCTTCTTGGGGTTGAAGCCCACCTTCTTTAGAAATGGCACCAGCTTCTCCTTACACTCTTCATACCTGCAGGaacgttatgaaaagatgagaTGATTTATAAAAACTGTAACATGTATAACATCCCAGAAGTCACGTGGGAACCATAAACATACATCTGTTGTGAACATCTGAATAAAACAGTAGGCCAGTAAAACTGCTAATAATTCACTGATCGACATTAGTCTGCCATCAATCTACCACATCTTTAAAATACACTATTTTAACATTAACGCAGCATTAAAGCTAACATGAACATATCTATTTTCACCCGCTCTCTGTTTACCTATCTAGGCTCCAGTTGACAGTGGGGTCATCCATCTTGTTGACCAGGACAATGAGATGCTTGACTCCTGCTGTTTTAGCCAGCATGGCATGTTCCCGCGTCTGTCCTCCCTTCTCAAAGCCGGTCTCAAACTCCCCTTTCCTCGCTGAAATCACCTGATACAAACCAATAAAAAATTCTGTGAACTTATTTATAAGATATATGATAAAAAATGTACCATAGGAAATGGATCATAATGCAGATGTTTGTTTATACTCGGTGAAACATCTCACCAGTGGAATCATTTACGAATAAATGTACATcgtttatattaaaaaataatctctAGGTGTCAGAAGAGGATTTAATCTGCGTGAGGTTAGCGTTGTGTGTCCACGTCCATCTCACCAGGACTGCCAGGTCAGCTTGTGACGCTCCACCAATCATGTTGGGGACAAAGCTCTTGTGTCCGGGGGCATCCAGGATAGTGAAGTGTTTTTTCTCAGTCTCGAAGTAAGCTCTCCCGACCTCGACTGTCTTCCccttgtctctctcctcctggtTTGTGTCTAGAGCCCACGACAGGTACCTGTGACAACCACGTTTTCTCGTTAATTTATGTTACTGCAACATATATTGATATTAAACATGAGgaggaaagaaatgaaaatgaaaggcatattatttttacacaacacaagCGTTTCTCACCATGTCTCCCTGTTCTTTTCTTTCGCTTCCCTTTCATATTTTTCCAGGGTTCGCTTCTCCACCATTCCAGTTAGGTACCTTGCAAGGAGAGCACAAAGGAAGTTGTGGGCGGCCAATCAAATTATGTCGTACTTATTTTATCTGTGGCATTAAGGGAGCAAAAGTGAAACTAAAAAAATACTGTTGGGCAAGAGTCAacctgttctgttttgtttttcaccttCGGTGTTTGAACACAGCTGAAGTTACACAACATGttcaagcaaaatgtttttacagggCAGCCCTGCGATCAGCACAACACAGAACATGATCTGATTACTGAATCTGATTACAGAACTGATTACTCACATGATCTGTCCTCCAATAGTTGATTTACCAGCATCTGACAGACAAAGACAGGTATGAACATTATTCGACTTTctataatgttaaataaaatcctATACATACAAATGAGACGCACCCACGTGACCGATGAAGACCACGTTCACGTGTTCTTTCTTGGGGGCGTCTGGAGGTGCCGGAGCCACTTTGGGCATGggcatctcctcctcttcctcctccatcatcTCTTCATCCTCTTTCCCAGCGGCACCGCCCTCCTCACAGACTCCTCCTGATTCCAGGTCCTCCTGTCCTCCGCCTCCTCCGCCTCCCCCGGGCTCCTCCTTCTGCTCCCAcgtctcttcctctgtggtcaCGTCCGCCTCCGTGCTTCCATTCTCCACTGGAGCTGGAACAACACACGTTTACGGCACCCATACACCTGATGTTTCTCCATACTGTCTGAACGCTTCAGACAACCCACAGCTTggacggaggaggaggagctatTTAATCAACACTTGCGCCAGTTTATGCCAAACTAAAATCCTTTTCCCACATTTGCAAACTCCAAAGCCGTACTGAAACTTCAAAGACAGAACTGCACTGAGTCAAGACGTCTTATTCATTATTCATCTCCCACACGATTAACATTCACATGCACTATTTCAGACATCATGTTTCTGTGTTGTGATGAGATGTGTGGTCTTTTCTAATCTTAAAATTTAATTCTGTTTTAAAAATCTGCTGCAAAGATTGATGTTTGATGTTCAGGTGCACTAACTACTATTGGAGCTGTGCCTTGAATTTCAAACGATCTAAAAAGAGTTGCAAGGCTTCACCATGTGTGGTCTCATCATTAGTCCTGTTCACTTAGAAACACAATTGATGAAATGCTCTGCCGACCAAACAAGTAtaagtcaaacaaaaaaaaactgtaagaggAGTGAAAAGAAATCTGCTGAGCCCTGCAGAAGGAGCATCTTCCCATGGCAACACACAAATAAGCTTCCCATTTCCGTAACTATGAATTATGCAGTCCAGCAGTCATGTACAATGCCTATTTTCTTCTCAACCCTCGTCGCTTATAATCAGCCTGTGAGATATTGCCGCTGGCAACTCAGAAAAGCCATTCGTGCCTTGACTTTGTCGACAGTCTCATTATGCTGTAGTTATAAATGTTTAGAGCAAATTGAAGAGGCAAGTGTTAGAACAAGCATcccaataaataaatgtctgtatGAAATGTTAAAAGGAAAGGTTTCTCCAGACCACAatgactgtctgtctctcacataCACTACATgttatcattttgttttgtctccctATGACACTCACTCGCTACAGCTGCAGGTCTCAGCCTCtctattaaaaaacaaaaacaccaccagTTCTCTGTAACTTGAGTCAAGGCACACAGCAACCCCACCTGAGGccaaaaaatgtgaatgaacCTTACTGGGGCAAATTAAAACTACTCAGTGGTGACTGCATTCTTCTGGAGTAACCAAATACATTCAAACTGCTCTGACGTAGCAGACCAAGGCTTTGGACATGCAGcgcttgacacacacacaccaatgtgTGCTACTGGGATGTTTATTTTGGGCATGGACAAGTGAAGTTGCATCATATCATATGTAGGCCCTCGCACGTGTTTACCGATGCCAGCAATCCAAATATGGTTCAGTAAGTGAACCTACAAGCAGTGACTCAAAAGTGAGCATCCAAGCTTTCCTGGTCTGAGAATTCAAATGGCTGGCTGCAGGTAAATGTACACACCTGAGCCTATAACCACACCTGTCCTGTGGTAACAACCTGCCTGACAGACagatttataatataataacctGAACATGCCGTGGCTGGAGTATACTGTGGATGCATACCGGCTGTTTCTGCCACCTCCATGCTGGCAACTGGATCAGGGGCACCTTGTaggagagaaaacacagcaTGTCAAACTTTCATGCATATTTATCAGACAAGGGCGGTAATTTTTGACGTTCAGCTGTCACTGTTAATGCGTTATAAATAAGCTATTGGACTGTTACGACTAACTTAACACTCAAGCCGACTTGTTGATTAGTAAATGGGAATGCGATAACTGTGGCAGAGGCTGGAGTGAGCACAGCGAGCTGCAGTCAGGAAGGCTAAtttagcttggttagcaagcaAGCTAGCAAGTTAAGCTAACTTCCAGCCAGCTGTCTGGGGTTCACCTACCGTCTGAAGCCGGAATTTCCACGACGTTGGCTTGAAGGAAACTCGGTACAAAGACCGGGGCGTTAACGTTAGGGACAAACGGCTTGGCGTTAACGTTGAGAGCGGCGAAGGCGGTCGGTAGCCCCGCCGCGGCCTCGGCATCTTCCTCCAGCTCCCACGAATCCGGGGCTGTGTCGCTCGGGTCCATCGCTGCTTTCACCAGAGTTGACAAGCTCTCCACTGCCAGGGGGAGTGGGTGACTGTGATGCTCCCGTTAAAACGTGTAGTTGCTGGTGTTTTTTAGACTCTTAGCAGCACGTTTGAAGTTCCCATTGCTTTGTTAAGCCTTGCTTTACCAACCATATGGATCCCGTGTCCGACGAGAAGTGGTCTGCAGGACCTGCAGGCACCGCTAGAGGCCAGCACCGGCCGTACCACCGTCTAACTgtacttttctctttctctgtaggTAATCTCAGTCATCAgaataaaaaaggagaaaacaaactgttgtctttttgttgatgtttattttaacatctctgaaacacagagaaaataccatataaatacaataaatacatcaaaAGTACCACAGTACAAGTCAGTACAGCTTTAGGAGGttatataaatttataaaactcaataaatacattcattaaaaataccTTAAATGTACTAAATTGACATGAACAGGAAACTGTGCAAACATGTGTCTCTTTTCCTTTTATCCTTCATTCTTTGGCGTCGGTAACTCCTCCAGCAGAGATGGCAAAAGTGGCCTCATTCTCAGGCATATCAGGACTACAAGAAATCGAGAAGGATAGACACTTGAGGAGAGCAACTCCCAGTCCCAGATGTCTTCATTGTTCAAATTAAAGTCCAAGTCTGAGCAGTTACAAAGAAATCTTGAAAATGTGAATGAGTGTTTACAAGAGACATGTAGGAGTGGAATATT contains these protein-coding regions:
- the gspt1 gene encoding eukaryotic peptide chain release factor GTP-binding subunit ERF3A isoform X1 yields the protein MDPSDTAPDSWELEEDAEAAAGLPTAFAALNVNAKPFVPNVNAPVFVPSFLQANVVEIPASDGAPDPVASMEVAETAGMHPQYTPATACSAPVENGSTEADVTTEEETWEQKEEPGGGGGGGGQEDLESGGVCEEGGAAGKEDEEMMEEEEEEMPMPKVAPAPPDAPKKEHVNVVFIGHVDAGKSTIGGQIMYLTGMVEKRTLEKYEREAKEKNRETWYLSWALDTNQEERDKGKTVEVGRAYFETEKKHFTILDAPGHKSFVPNMIGGASQADLAVLVISARKGEFETGFEKGGQTREHAMLAKTAGVKHLIVLVNKMDDPTVNWSLDRYEECKEKLVPFLKKVGFNPKKDIHFMPCSGLTGANLKDPVSECPWYTGLPFIAHLDSLPNFTRSNDGPVRLPIVDKYKDMGTVILGKLESGSISKAQQLVMMPNRHTVEVLSLLSDDVETDDATPGENLKLRLKGIEEEEILPGFILCSPDNLCHSGRTFDAQIVIIEHKSIICPGYNAVLHIHTCIEEVQISALICLVDKKTGEKSKTRPRFVKQDQVCIARLRAAGVICLETFKDFPQMGRFTLRDEGKTIAIGKVLKLVPEKD
- the gspt1 gene encoding eukaryotic peptide chain release factor GTP-binding subunit ERF3A isoform X2, with translation MDPSDTAPDSWELEEDAEAAAGLPTAFAALNVNAKPFVPNVNAPVFVPSFLQANVVEIPASDGAPDPVASMEVAETAAPVENGSTEADVTTEEETWEQKEEPGGGGGGGGQEDLESGGVCEEGGAAGKEDEEMMEEEEEEMPMPKVAPAPPDAPKKEHVNVVFIGHVDAGKSTIGGQIMYLTGMVEKRTLEKYEREAKEKNRETWYLSWALDTNQEERDKGKTVEVGRAYFETEKKHFTILDAPGHKSFVPNMIGGASQADLAVLVISARKGEFETGFEKGGQTREHAMLAKTAGVKHLIVLVNKMDDPTVNWSLDRYEECKEKLVPFLKKVGFNPKKDIHFMPCSGLTGANLKDPVSECPWYTGLPFIAHLDSLPNFTRSNDGPVRLPIVDKYKDMGTVILGKLESGSISKAQQLVMMPNRHTVEVLSLLSDDVETDDATPGENLKLRLKGIEEEEILPGFILCSPDNLCHSGRTFDAQIVIIEHKSIICPGYNAVLHIHTCIEEVQISALICLVDKKTGEKSKTRPRFVKQDQVCIARLRAAGVICLETFKDFPQMGRFTLRDEGKTIAIGKVLKLVPEKD